ATCGCGCGGCCAAGACTTTCAACGTCCCGGCCTTCACTCGCGGCGGAATAAAGGGGCCAGTCGTCTCTACGTGCTTGGCAATATCAACGGCGTTCGCGCGCACAGCGTTATCGAGTGGATCGCCCGGTTTGCCTTTTGTCTCCCCAACCGCCGGTGCAATTGCTTTCAATACATCAGGAATATTTCCGGATTCCTTGGCGTGCGAAACTGCGGCCGCTACCGCTCCGCACTTTTGGTGACCCAGGACAACAATCAGGTTTGTGCCGAGGTGCTCGACCGCATACTCGACACTACCCATCGCCACCGGATCGACCACTTCACCCGCTGTTCGAACGACAAAGACATCCCCGAGTCCAACATCAAAAATCAGTTCCGGAGGAACGCGTGAATCCGAGCAGCTGACGATAATAGCAAAGGGTTTTTGATCTTTCGTCAGCTCAGTGCGACGCACGACCAGCTCCTGACCATTAAGACCGGTCAACGTTGCAGCGACAAACTTTGCGTTTCCATCCTGTAACCGCTTGAGAGCGTCGGCTGCCGGCATTCCTTCCACTTCCGCGGCCATGCTGATGGCGGGAAGGAAAATAAGCAGGCTGATGATGAGTGGGTTTATTTTCGTCTTCATTTGGTTTCAGCGTTTGCACTACGTGGTTGATCCACCCGTTTCAAGTTTCAAATCGGCCGTTACTTCGTCGTAAGCAGCGCCTTGCGGGCTGCGCCGAGTTCCTTACGTTTTGCGGCGCTGACTTTCGGGTACTGCAACTTCAGCGAGGCGAGCGCATCAATCACCCCCGCCGCGACAATTACTCGCGTGAACCATTTGTTATCCGCCGG
This DNA window, taken from Acidobacteriota bacterium, encodes the following:
- a CDS encoding carbonic anhydrase, with protein sequence MKTKINPLIISLLIFLPAISMAAEVEGMPAADALKRLQDGNAKFVAATLTGLNGQELVVRRTELTKDQKPFAIIVSCSDSRVPPELIFDVGLGDVFVVRTAGEVVDPVAMGSVEYAVEHLGTNLIVVLGHQKCGAVAAAVSHAKESGNIPDVLKAIAPAVGETKGKPGDPLDNAVRANAVDIAKHVETTGPFIPPRVKAGTLKVLAARYDMDSGKVELLQ